A window of Azospirillum lipoferum 4B contains these coding sequences:
- a CDS encoding GntR family transcriptional regulator codes for MDSPAKPAAGPLRRETLHHSAVAELRAMILEGELPPGRRVPEMELCEQLGVSRTPLREALRVLAAEGLVELRPHRGAVVTPIDPTEIAAIFEVMEALESLAGRLACTNGSVEAFAELDRLHGELVAQFQAGERAAYSATNRRIHGWIVAMAGNPVLEATYKGFAAQLNRARSLANYDADRWQHSLAEHEAVMDALRRRDAAATAALLADHSRRTADAVLRTLRQGGNEGGLSANR; via the coding sequence ATGGACAGCCCCGCAAAACCCGCCGCCGGCCCCCTGCGCCGCGAAACGCTGCATCACTCCGCAGTGGCGGAACTGCGGGCGATGATCCTGGAGGGGGAATTGCCGCCCGGCCGCCGCGTGCCGGAAATGGAGCTGTGCGAACAGCTCGGCGTTTCCCGCACGCCGTTACGCGAGGCGCTGCGCGTGCTGGCGGCCGAAGGGCTGGTGGAATTGCGCCCGCACCGCGGCGCGGTGGTGACGCCCATCGATCCCACGGAGATCGCCGCGATCTTCGAGGTGATGGAGGCGTTGGAGAGCCTCGCCGGCCGGCTCGCCTGCACGAACGGCTCGGTCGAGGCGTTCGCGGAGCTGGACCGGCTGCACGGCGAACTCGTCGCCCAGTTCCAGGCGGGGGAGCGCGCCGCCTATTCCGCCACCAACCGCCGCATCCATGGCTGGATCGTCGCCATGGCCGGCAATCCGGTGCTGGAGGCGACCTACAAGGGCTTCGCCGCCCAGCTCAACCGGGCGCGCTCGCTGGCCAATTACGATGCCGACCGTTGGCAACATTCGCTGGCGGAGCATGAGGCGGTCATGGATGCCCTGCGCCGCCGCGATGCCGCCGCCACCGCCGCCCTGCTGGCCGACCACAGCCGCCGCACCGCCGATGCGGTCCTTCGCACCCTGCGGCAAGGCGGAAACGAGGGCGGTCTCAGCGCGAACCGGTGA
- a CDS encoding ABC transporter substrate-binding protein has product MSIRSLTLNAVAAMTLALSGLAAAAPTAQAADAEAVKLGFAKCAHCLPMALTPDLAKGVSIEAINFNSGNDVLTALVSKSIDVAQVTYLHYVTALDKGFDVVAISGQVNGGSEIVTAKGIDLKAGDWAGLKALAASRKAKGEPLRVAASRGNAQDIHMRGALQKHGIDVNKDVQFINIPNPSDHAAALQRGEVDVICTVEPFASQIRSTGVGVHFALPYDQAAGNLTNLIVTRSDVIKEHPKAVEATVASVVALVDKLKTDRTVWVDTINKYTGLNKDIAAASLENAFPDYAIHKDSTVAIAAMMRELKYISKDVSDAVVKNIDYRFLEAVTKKPKSELGG; this is encoded by the coding sequence ATGTCGATCCGGTCCCTCACCCTGAACGCCGTCGCCGCCATGACGCTGGCCCTGTCCGGGCTGGCCGCCGCCGCCCCGACGGCGCAGGCCGCCGATGCGGAAGCCGTGAAGCTCGGCTTCGCCAAATGCGCCCATTGCCTGCCGATGGCGCTGACGCCCGATCTGGCGAAGGGCGTTTCGATCGAGGCCATCAACTTCAATTCCGGCAACGACGTGCTGACCGCCCTGGTGTCCAAGAGCATCGACGTGGCGCAGGTTACCTACCTTCACTACGTCACCGCGCTGGACAAGGGCTTCGACGTCGTCGCCATCTCCGGTCAGGTCAATGGCGGGTCGGAGATCGTCACCGCCAAGGGCATCGACCTGAAGGCCGGCGACTGGGCCGGGCTGAAGGCGCTGGCCGCCTCCCGCAAGGCGAAGGGCGAGCCGCTGCGCGTCGCTGCCTCGCGCGGGAACGCGCAGGACATCCACATGCGCGGCGCCTTGCAGAAGCACGGCATCGACGTCAACAAGGATGTCCAGTTCATCAACATCCCCAACCCGTCCGACCATGCCGCTGCCCTGCAGCGCGGCGAGGTCGACGTGATCTGCACGGTGGAGCCCTTCGCCTCGCAGATCCGCAGCACAGGCGTCGGCGTGCATTTCGCGCTGCCCTACGATCAGGCGGCCGGCAACCTGACCAACCTGATCGTCACCCGCTCCGACGTGATCAAGGAGCATCCCAAGGCGGTCGAGGCCACCGTCGCCTCGGTGGTGGCGCTGGTCGACAAGCTGAAGACCGACCGCACGGTGTGGGTCGACACCATCAACAAATACACAGGCCTCAACAAGGACATCGCCGCCGCGTCGCTGGAGAACGCCTTCCCCGACTACGCCATCCACAAGGACAGCACCGTCGCCATCGCCGCGATGATGCGGGAGCTGAAGTATATCAGCAAAGACGTGTCGGACGCTGTGGTGAAGAACATCGACTACCGGTTCCTCGAGGCGGTGACGAAGAAGCCGAAGAGCGAGCTGGGGGGCTGA
- a CDS encoding ABC transporter permease — protein MTALSKSWERAVVPVLILAAWEIVSRSGLLPAALLPAPSIVLHSWADWVLGFDETTQANSGRWLADALSSALRVAAGYGIAVASGVLLGIAIGWWSWVERAIEPTIQMLRPVPPVSWIPVAIIWFGIANKPAIFLVFLGAFFPILMNTIHGVKTADRNLIRAASMMGATEQQLLRHVVFPAALPSIFAGLRIGIGAAWMLTVTAEMVAVKSGLGYVLWDSYYFLRYDLVLAAMASIGLLGYATDALIKLLMSAALHWQHASTLQSREG, from the coding sequence ATGACCGCATTGTCGAAATCCTGGGAGCGCGCGGTCGTTCCCGTCCTGATCCTCGCGGCCTGGGAGATCGTGTCGCGGTCCGGCCTGCTGCCGGCGGCCCTGCTGCCGGCACCCTCCATCGTGCTGCACAGCTGGGCCGACTGGGTGCTCGGCTTCGACGAGACGACGCAGGCCAACAGCGGGCGCTGGCTGGCCGACGCGCTGTCCAGCGCTCTTCGGGTCGCCGCCGGCTACGGCATCGCGGTGGCGAGCGGCGTGCTGCTGGGCATCGCCATCGGCTGGTGGAGCTGGGTGGAGCGCGCCATCGAACCGACCATCCAGATGCTGCGCCCGGTGCCGCCGGTGTCCTGGATCCCGGTGGCGATCATCTGGTTCGGCATCGCCAACAAGCCGGCGATCTTCCTGGTCTTCCTCGGCGCCTTCTTCCCGATCCTGATGAACACCATCCATGGCGTGAAGACCGCCGACCGCAACCTGATCCGCGCCGCCTCGATGATGGGCGCCACCGAACAGCAGCTTCTGCGCCATGTGGTGTTCCCGGCGGCGCTGCCCAGCATCTTCGCCGGCCTGCGCATCGGCATCGGCGCCGCCTGGATGCTGACCGTCACGGCGGAGATGGTCGCGGTCAAGAGCGGGCTCGGCTACGTGCTGTGGGACAGCTACTACTTCCTGCGCTACGACCTCGTCCTTGCCGCGATGGCCAGCATCGGGTTGCTGGGCTACGCCACCGACGCGCTGATCAAGCTGCTGATGTCCGCGGCGCTGCACTGGCAGCACGCCTCCACGCTCCAGAGCCGGGAGGGCTGA
- a CDS encoding ABC transporter ATP-binding protein, which translates to MASIELQNITKIYSDTKRKRDLLAIDDVSLTVERNEFLCLLGSSGCGKSTLLNMIAGFEKPTKGTVTVGGKPVDGPGADRGMVFQQATLMPWLPVWENIAFHLRLKGWRKADRRAAAQEYIDLVGLKGFENHYPAELSGGMSQRVGIARALLLNPQVILMDEPFAALDAQTKMDMQEELVAIWQKQRCTIVFVTHSVDEALVLGTQVAVLTSRPGRLRERIELDLPRPRDITSPRFNDHKRHILNLIREEGLQQRQVAAA; encoded by the coding sequence ATGGCCTCCATCGAACTGCAGAACATCACCAAGATCTACAGCGACACCAAGCGCAAGCGCGACCTTCTGGCCATCGACGACGTCAGCCTGACGGTGGAACGCAACGAGTTCCTTTGCCTGCTCGGCTCGTCCGGCTGCGGCAAATCCACCCTGCTGAACATGATCGCAGGGTTCGAGAAGCCGACCAAGGGCACCGTCACCGTCGGCGGCAAGCCGGTGGACGGCCCCGGTGCCGACCGCGGCATGGTGTTCCAGCAGGCCACCCTGATGCCCTGGCTTCCGGTGTGGGAGAACATCGCCTTCCACCTGCGCCTGAAGGGCTGGCGCAAGGCCGACCGCCGCGCCGCCGCCCAGGAATACATCGACCTCGTCGGGCTGAAGGGCTTCGAGAACCATTACCCGGCCGAACTGTCGGGCGGCATGAGCCAGCGCGTCGGCATCGCCCGCGCCCTGCTGCTGAACCCGCAGGTCATCCTGATGGACGAGCCCTTCGCCGCGCTGGACGCCCAGACCAAGATGGACATGCAGGAGGAGCTGGTCGCCATCTGGCAGAAGCAGCGCTGCACCATCGTCTTCGTCACCCACAGCGTTGACGAGGCCCTGGTGCTCGGCACACAGGTGGCGGTGCTGACCAGCCGGCCGGGCCGCCTGCGCGAACGCATCGAACTGGATCTGCCGCGCCCGCGCGACATCACCAGCCCGCGCTTCAACGACCACAAGCGCCACATCCTGAACCTGATCCGGGAAGAGGGCCTGCAACAGCGGCAGGTCGCCGCGGCATGA
- a CDS encoding maleate cis-trans isomerase family protein, translated as MTKRVLLGMLTPSSNTVLEPVTAAMLSGLPEVSAHFGRFTVKEISLRAAALDQFTDAPFLDAARLLADAQLNVIGWNGTSAGWLGFDADVKLCKAIEDETGIPACTSMLALNEILETTGRKRFAIVSPYLDEIQDKMVANYNAAGFEVVAERHLNDRGNFSFSEISEERIERMCLEVAEAKPEAIAIICTNMRGAPVAERVEKALGIPVYDTVSTVLWKALRMTGVDTRRVQGWGSLFRELHG; from the coding sequence ATGACCAAGCGCGTTCTTCTGGGCATGCTGACCCCGTCCTCCAACACGGTGCTGGAACCGGTGACCGCCGCCATGCTGAGCGGCCTGCCGGAGGTGAGCGCCCATTTCGGCCGTTTCACCGTCAAGGAGATCTCGCTGCGCGCCGCGGCGCTCGACCAGTTCACCGACGCGCCCTTCCTGGACGCCGCCCGGCTCTTGGCCGATGCGCAGCTGAATGTGATCGGCTGGAACGGCACCTCGGCCGGCTGGCTCGGCTTCGACGCCGACGTGAAGCTGTGCAAGGCGATCGAGGATGAGACCGGGATCCCCGCCTGCACCTCCATGCTGGCGCTGAACGAGATCCTGGAGACGACGGGGCGCAAGCGCTTCGCCATCGTCAGCCCCTATCTGGACGAGATTCAGGACAAGATGGTCGCCAACTACAACGCCGCCGGCTTCGAGGTGGTGGCCGAACGGCACCTGAACGACCGCGGCAACTTCTCCTTCTCCGAAATCAGCGAGGAGCGGATCGAGCGCATGTGCCTGGAGGTGGCGGAAGCCAAGCCGGAGGCCATCGCCATCATCTGCACCAACATGCGCGGCGCCCCGGTGGCGGAGCGGGTGGAAAAGGCGCTGGGCATCCCCGTCTACGACACGGTGTCCACCGTGCTGTGGAAGGCGCTGCGCATGACCGGCGTCGACACCCGCCGGGTCCAGGGCTGGGGCAGCCTGTTCCGGGAACTGCACGGCTGA
- the hydA gene encoding dihydropyrimidinase codes for MDFDLVIRNGTVATASDMFKADVGVKDGTVAALGTGLAAGREEIDAGGLLVLPGGVDGHVHFDQPTGDESVMADDFLSGTRSAAFGGTTTVLPFACQQKGQSLRAAVEDYHRRAAGKPVIDYAFHLIVTDPTEQVLGQELPALIRDGYTSFKIYMTYDALKLNDRQILEVLDIARSEGAMVMMHAENADCIAWLTEKLERAGQTAPFFHGVSRPRVAEREATHRAISLAELVDVPILIVHVSGADAVEQIRWAQGRGLRIYAETCPQYLFLTADDLGGEGFEGAKCICSPPPRDAANQQVIWDGLTGGTFQVFSSDHAPFRFDGPGGKKVNGEKAPFRCVPNGIPGVETRLPLLFSEGVMAGRMDLTKFVELTSTNPARMYGLHPRKGTIAVGSDADIAIWDPARKVTITNGILHHAVDYTPYEGIEVTGWPVVTLSRGEVVCRDGALLASPGRGAFLPCGLPAPARPKGAPAPALPF; via the coding sequence ATGGATTTCGATCTGGTCATCCGCAACGGCACGGTCGCCACCGCGTCGGACATGTTCAAGGCCGATGTCGGCGTGAAGGACGGCACGGTGGCGGCGCTCGGCACCGGCCTTGCCGCCGGGCGGGAGGAGATCGACGCCGGCGGGCTGCTGGTTCTGCCGGGCGGGGTCGACGGCCATGTCCATTTCGACCAGCCGACCGGCGACGAGTCCGTCATGGCCGACGATTTCCTGTCGGGCACCCGCTCGGCGGCCTTCGGCGGCACCACCACGGTGCTGCCCTTCGCCTGCCAGCAGAAGGGCCAGTCGCTGCGCGCCGCGGTGGAGGACTATCACCGCCGCGCCGCCGGCAAGCCGGTGATCGATTACGCCTTCCACCTGATCGTCACCGACCCGACGGAGCAGGTCCTGGGGCAGGAACTGCCGGCGCTGATCCGCGACGGCTACACCTCCTTCAAGATCTATATGACCTATGACGCGCTGAAGCTGAACGACCGCCAGATCCTGGAGGTGCTGGACATCGCGCGGTCAGAGGGCGCCATGGTGATGATGCATGCGGAGAATGCCGACTGCATCGCCTGGCTGACCGAGAAGTTGGAGCGCGCCGGCCAGACCGCGCCCTTCTTCCACGGCGTCTCCCGTCCCCGCGTGGCGGAGCGCGAGGCGACCCACCGCGCCATCTCGCTGGCGGAGCTGGTGGACGTGCCGATCCTGATCGTCCATGTCTCCGGCGCCGACGCGGTGGAGCAGATCCGCTGGGCGCAGGGCCGGGGCCTGCGCATCTATGCGGAGACCTGCCCGCAATACCTGTTCCTGACCGCCGACGATCTGGGCGGGGAAGGATTTGAGGGCGCGAAATGCATCTGCTCCCCGCCGCCGCGCGATGCCGCCAACCAGCAGGTGATCTGGGACGGGCTGACCGGCGGCACCTTCCAGGTCTTCTCCTCCGACCATGCGCCGTTCCGTTTCGACGGGCCGGGCGGCAAGAAGGTGAACGGAGAGAAGGCCCCCTTCCGTTGCGTGCCCAACGGCATTCCGGGGGTGGAGACCCGGCTGCCCCTGCTGTTCTCCGAAGGCGTGATGGCGGGTCGGATGGATCTGACGAAGTTCGTCGAGCTGACCTCCACGAATCCGGCCCGCATGTATGGCCTGCACCCGCGCAAGGGGACCATCGCCGTCGGGTCGGACGCCGACATCGCGATCTGGGATCCCGCGCGCAAGGTGACGATCACCAACGGCATCCTGCACCACGCGGTCGACTACACCCCCTATGAGGGGATCGAGGTCACCGGCTGGCCGGTGGTCACGCTGTCGCGTGGCGAGGTCGTGTGCCGCGATGGCGCGCTGCTGGCGTCGCCGGGCCGAGGCGCCTTCCTGCCCTGCGGCCTGCCGGCCCCGGCCCGGCCGAAGGGAGCACCGGCCCCGGCCTTGCCCTTCTGA
- the uxuA gene encoding mannonate dehydratase, giving the protein MQETWRWFGPDDPVSLEKARQAGATGIVTALHHMNQGSVWTPEEIQKRRAMVEAAGLTWAVVESIGVGEEIKTRTGDFRTKIDNYKQSIRNVARAGIPVVCYNFMVITDWSRTNLMHRLPNGGYALRYDSVDFAAYDLFVLKRRNAEASYDPAHITAAKARFEAMSVEQVAELERNLIDWLPARDFAYDRDSFRGMLELYQEIGVEDLRANLVEFLREITPVAEEEGVRLCIHPDDPSFPIFGLPRVMSTADDVRAMFKSVPQEACGLTLCTGSFGSNPKNDLVAMAKEFAPRIHFVHLRNTTHEPDGSFYEADHLGGDTDLIGVAAALIEEEARRKQSGRADAQIPMRPDHGHLLGDDIGQTMNPGYSFVGRLKGLAELRGVMRTIEAVREKRVAV; this is encoded by the coding sequence ATGCAGGAAACCTGGCGCTGGTTCGGCCCGGACGATCCCGTCTCCCTGGAGAAGGCCCGTCAGGCCGGTGCAACCGGCATCGTCACGGCGCTGCACCATATGAACCAGGGCAGCGTCTGGACGCCTGAGGAAATCCAGAAGCGCCGCGCCATGGTCGAGGCCGCCGGCCTGACATGGGCCGTGGTGGAGAGCATCGGCGTCGGCGAAGAGATCAAGACCCGCACCGGCGACTTCCGCACCAAGATCGACAATTACAAGCAGTCGATCCGCAATGTGGCCCGCGCCGGCATCCCGGTGGTCTGCTACAACTTCATGGTCATCACCGACTGGAGCCGCACCAACCTGATGCACCGGCTGCCGAACGGCGGCTATGCCCTGCGTTACGACAGCGTCGATTTCGCCGCCTACGACCTGTTCGTGCTGAAACGCCGCAATGCCGAGGCCAGCTACGATCCCGCCCACATCACCGCCGCCAAGGCGCGGTTCGAGGCGATGAGCGTGGAGCAGGTGGCGGAGCTGGAACGCAACCTGATCGACTGGCTGCCGGCGCGCGACTTCGCCTATGACCGCGACAGCTTCCGCGGCATGCTGGAGCTGTACCAGGAGATCGGCGTCGAGGATCTGCGCGCCAATCTGGTCGAGTTCCTGCGCGAGATCACGCCGGTGGCGGAAGAGGAAGGGGTGCGGCTGTGCATCCACCCCGACGATCCGTCCTTCCCCATTTTCGGCCTGCCGCGCGTGATGTCCACCGCCGACGATGTGCGGGCGATGTTCAAGTCCGTACCACAGGAAGCCTGCGGACTGACGCTGTGCACGGGGTCTTTCGGGTCCAACCCGAAGAACGATCTGGTGGCGATGGCGAAGGAATTCGCGCCGCGCATCCACTTCGTCCATCTGCGCAACACCACGCACGAGCCGGACGGCTCCTTCTACGAGGCCGACCATCTCGGCGGCGACACCGACCTGATCGGCGTGGCCGCGGCGCTGATCGAGGAGGAGGCCCGCCGCAAGCAGTCCGGCCGCGCCGACGCCCAGATCCCGATGCGTCCCGACCACGGCCATCTGCTGGGCGACGACATCGGCCAGACGATGAACCCCGGCTATTCCTTCGTCGGCCGGCTGAAGGGTCTCGCCGAGCTGCGCGGCGTGATGCGGACCATCGAGGCCGTGCGCGAGAAGCGGGTGGCTGTCTGA
- a CDS encoding mannitol dehydrogenase family protein has product MPDANTALLAARPSQTRLSTDTLRRLPPAVERPAYDRAAVTPGIVHIGLGAFCRAHLATYTDDVLAAGEKDWGIVGVDPLSPAIRDALKPQDCLYTLLVREGTRDRLRVVGSFLDAMATGDQLEEVLALTAKPEIRIVTLTVTEKGYCQDAATGSLDEAHPLIRADLAAPTAPRSVPGLLCEAIRRRRAAGQPPFTVLVCDNLAQNGIKVKGIVVRYAELRDPELAAYIAENVSFPCTMVDRITPATQDADRATVDAALDCADAWPVVTEPFKQWVIEDRFPLGRPAWEKAGAILVDDVHPFELMKLRCLNGAHSLLAYLSVISGIETIADAMTDPQLPAIMHRLWASDLIPTLPPVPGTDIPAYTAALEARFRNPGIRHRTIQISSDGSQKLPPRLLEPARELFAAGKAPAVIPLAVAAWMRFLLEKDEAGNAYVVADPMAAGLTRIARVHAGDPGALAAALFAIEDIFAPELVAEAGFRDAVVRHLDRLMTVGVAGTLTAFLANP; this is encoded by the coding sequence ATGCCCGACGCGAACACCGCCCTGCTGGCGGCCCGTCCTTCACAAACCCGCCTTTCCACCGATACCCTCCGCCGCCTGCCGCCGGCGGTCGAACGCCCCGCCTACGACCGCGCCGCGGTGACGCCCGGCATCGTCCATATCGGCCTCGGCGCCTTCTGCCGCGCCCATCTCGCCACCTATACCGACGACGTGCTGGCCGCCGGTGAGAAGGATTGGGGCATCGTCGGCGTCGATCCGCTGTCGCCGGCCATCCGCGACGCGCTGAAGCCGCAGGACTGCCTCTACACGCTGCTGGTGCGCGAGGGAACCCGCGACCGCCTGCGCGTGGTCGGCTCCTTCCTCGACGCCATGGCGACCGGCGACCAGCTGGAGGAGGTGCTGGCCCTGACGGCGAAGCCGGAGATCCGCATCGTCACCCTGACGGTCACCGAGAAGGGCTATTGCCAGGATGCCGCCACCGGCTCGCTGGACGAGGCGCATCCGCTGATCCGCGCCGACCTTGCCGCTCCCACGGCACCGCGCAGCGTGCCAGGCCTGCTGTGCGAGGCCATCCGCCGCCGCCGCGCCGCCGGACAGCCGCCCTTCACCGTGCTGGTCTGCGACAACCTCGCCCAGAACGGCATCAAGGTTAAGGGGATCGTCGTCCGCTATGCCGAGCTGCGCGACCCGGAGCTTGCCGCCTACATCGCGGAGAATGTCAGCTTCCCCTGCACCATGGTCGACCGCATCACGCCGGCCACCCAGGACGCCGACCGCGCCACGGTGGACGCGGCGCTGGACTGCGCCGACGCCTGGCCGGTGGTGACCGAGCCGTTCAAACAGTGGGTGATCGAGGACCGCTTCCCGCTCGGCCGGCCGGCCTGGGAAAAGGCCGGCGCCATCCTGGTCGACGATGTCCATCCGTTTGAGTTGATGAAGCTGCGCTGCCTGAACGGCGCCCATTCGCTGTTGGCCTACCTGTCGGTGATCTCCGGGATCGAGACCATCGCCGACGCCATGACCGACCCGCAGCTGCCCGCCATCATGCACCGGCTGTGGGCGTCGGACCTGATCCCCACCCTGCCGCCGGTGCCGGGGACCGACATTCCGGCCTACACCGCGGCGCTGGAGGCGCGCTTCCGCAATCCGGGCATCCGCCACCGCACCATCCAGATTTCGTCCGACGGATCGCAGAAGCTGCCGCCACGCCTGCTGGAGCCGGCCCGCGAGCTGTTCGCCGCCGGCAAGGCACCGGCGGTGATCCCGCTGGCCGTCGCGGCCTGGATGCGCTTCCTGCTGGAAAAGGACGAGGCCGGCAACGCCTATGTGGTCGCCGATCCGATGGCGGCGGGGCTGACCCGCATCGCCCGCGTCCATGCCGGTGATCCCGGTGCGCTGGCGGCGGCCCTGTTCGCCATCGAGGACATCTTCGCGCCCGAACTGGTCGCCGAGGCCGGCTTCCGCGACGCGGTGGTCCGCCATCTCGACAGGCTGATGACCGTCGGCGTCGCCGGGACGCTGACCGCCTTCCTCGCCAACCCGTGA
- a CDS encoding MFS transporter, translating to MSEQIIAGAAPAQSAEPAGRAGGIGKAAVTVSKAIGRYRWTICALLFFSTTINYMDRQVLGLLKSTLMGDMGWTESDYGDIVAAFSLAYAFGYIGCGRLMDKVGIRIGLPAAVAGWSFFACIHAFMGSVFGFKVARAGLGLTEGGNFPASIKAVSEWFPAKERALATGIFNAGSNVGAVVAPILVPILLVAFGWQAAFLVTGGIGFFWVIAWLLIYRKPEEHPKLTAEELAYIRSDPVLPQENIPWIKLLSYRGTWANIVGTCFSAPVWWFYLNWVPGFLNTQYGVNLFGAMLPLIIIYTMADFGSVGGGWFSSHLIKRGMKPLRARKLTFLVCGLCVLPVFFASTVSNMWVAVLLIGIAASAHQGYSANVYTIVSDTMPRNAVGSVVGIGGFCAYFVGMFVSMGVGRLLDATNGNYQVLFGIASVLYLVGLAIMHFILPKTGSGRTPAGIEV from the coding sequence ATGAGCGAACAGATCATTGCCGGCGCCGCCCCCGCGCAGTCGGCGGAGCCGGCCGGCAGGGCCGGCGGCATCGGCAAGGCGGCGGTCACGGTGAGCAAGGCCATCGGCCGCTACCGCTGGACCATCTGCGCCCTGCTCTTCTTCTCGACGACCATCAATTACATGGACCGTCAGGTCCTGGGCCTGCTGAAGTCCACGCTGATGGGCGACATGGGCTGGACCGAGTCCGACTATGGCGACATCGTCGCCGCCTTCTCGCTGGCCTACGCCTTCGGCTACATCGGCTGCGGCCGCCTGATGGACAAGGTCGGCATCCGCATCGGCCTGCCGGCCGCCGTCGCCGGCTGGAGCTTCTTCGCCTGCATCCACGCCTTCATGGGCAGCGTCTTCGGCTTCAAGGTGGCGCGTGCCGGCCTGGGCCTGACCGAAGGCGGCAACTTCCCGGCCTCGATCAAGGCGGTGTCGGAGTGGTTCCCGGCCAAGGAACGGGCGCTCGCCACCGGCATCTTCAACGCAGGCTCCAACGTCGGCGCGGTCGTGGCGCCGATCCTGGTGCCGATCCTGCTGGTCGCCTTCGGCTGGCAGGCGGCGTTCCTGGTCACCGGCGGCATCGGCTTCTTCTGGGTCATCGCCTGGCTGCTGATCTACCGCAAGCCGGAAGAGCATCCGAAGCTGACGGCCGAGGAGCTCGCCTATATCCGCAGCGACCCGGTGCTGCCGCAGGAAAACATCCCCTGGATCAAGCTGCTGAGCTACCGCGGCACCTGGGCGAACATCGTCGGCACCTGCTTCTCCGCTCCGGTCTGGTGGTTCTACCTGAACTGGGTCCCGGGCTTCCTGAACACGCAGTATGGCGTCAACCTGTTCGGGGCGATGCTGCCGCTGATCATCATCTACACCATGGCCGATTTCGGCAGCGTCGGCGGCGGCTGGTTCTCCTCCCACCTGATCAAGCGCGGGATGAAGCCGCTGCGCGCCCGCAAGCTGACCTTCCTGGTCTGCGGCCTGTGCGTGCTGCCGGTCTTCTTCGCCTCCACCGTGTCCAACATGTGGGTGGCCGTGCTGCTGATCGGCATTGCCGCCTCCGCCCACCAGGGCTATTCGGCCAACGTCTACACCATCGTGTCCGACACCATGCCGCGCAACGCGGTGGGTTCGGTGGTCGGCATCGGCGGCTTCTGCGCCTATTTCGTCGGCATGTTCGTGTCGATGGGCGTCGGCCGCCTGCTGGACGCCACCAACGGCAACTATCAGGTGCTGTTCGGCATCGCCTCCGTCCTCTACCTCGTCGGTCTGGCGATCATGCACTTCATCCTGCCGAAGACCGGGTCGGGCCGCACCCCGGCCGGCATCGAGGTCTGA
- a CDS encoding GGDEF domain-containing protein has protein sequence MATIMTALAGGVGLLALMTLAYGTVLYRLSDRPWLRQICLGLMFGAGGVAAMLQSVPVVPGVYLDVKAVPVALAAPFGGMLTALLAAAIVATGRIAVGGAGMLPGVTGILLAGGIGFLIAWLTPAAEWRGARPLFLLAPIASLHTLSIFVLPWGVALPTFIHGGLPVALFTVVGILMLGTMLARERRRVDTERVLRDAALSDPLTGLANRRAFFGAIDREVAGALRQHTPVSLLLLDIDHFKEVNDARGHDAGDAVLVALSRVLQRGVRQSDLVARFGGEEFAILLPCTALEGAFLLAERLRCAVRDCGVEHDGALLRVTVSIGVSTLAPNSDRPDTLIKAADIALYRAKSDGRDRVCRDRALCPPEPVPVA, from the coding sequence ATGGCGACGATCATGACGGCGTTGGCCGGCGGCGTGGGGCTGCTTGCCCTCATGACCCTCGCTTATGGGACCGTCCTCTACCGGCTGAGTGACCGGCCGTGGCTGCGGCAGATATGCCTTGGCCTGATGTTCGGCGCCGGCGGGGTTGCGGCGATGCTTCAGTCGGTTCCGGTCGTGCCCGGCGTCTATCTGGACGTGAAGGCGGTTCCGGTCGCGCTGGCCGCTCCTTTCGGCGGCATGCTGACCGCCCTCCTGGCCGCCGCCATCGTGGCGACGGGCCGGATCGCCGTCGGCGGTGCGGGCATGCTTCCCGGCGTGACCGGGATCCTGCTGGCCGGGGGGATCGGATTCCTGATCGCCTGGCTGACGCCCGCCGCGGAATGGCGGGGAGCGAGGCCGTTGTTCCTGCTGGCTCCCATTGCATCGCTTCACACGCTCAGCATCTTCGTGCTGCCCTGGGGCGTGGCCCTGCCGACCTTCATCCATGGCGGGCTTCCGGTCGCCCTCTTCACGGTGGTCGGCATCCTGATGCTGGGAACGATGCTGGCCCGCGAGCGCCGCCGCGTCGATACCGAGCGGGTGCTCCGCGACGCCGCACTCAGCGATCCGCTGACCGGCCTTGCCAACCGCCGGGCCTTCTTCGGCGCCATCGACCGCGAGGTCGCCGGCGCGCTGCGCCAACATACGCCGGTGTCGCTCCTGCTGCTGGACATCGATCATTTCAAGGAGGTCAACGACGCCCGCGGCCACGACGCCGGCGATGCCGTGCTGGTGGCCTTGAGCCGCGTGTTGCAGCGCGGCGTGCGGCAGAGCGACCTCGTCGCCCGTTTCGGTGGCGAGGAATTCGCCATCCTGCTTCCCTGCACGGCGCTCGAGGGCGCCTTCCTGCTCGCCGAGCGCCTGCGCTGTGCCGTGCGCGATTGCGGCGTCGAGCATGACGGCGCGCTGCTGCGTGTGACCGTCAGCATCGGCGTCTCCACCCTCGCCCCGAATTCGGACCGTCCCGACACGCTGATCAAGGCGGCGGACATTGCGCTTTATCGCGCCAAGTCGGACGGCCGGGACCGGGTGTGCCGGGACCGCGCGCTCTGTCCGCCGGAACCGGTGCCGGTGGCTTAA